The Flavobacteriales bacterium genomic interval CACATGGCAGAAACCACTACCAGCGAAATGGAATTAAACTGTGAAGCCACGGTATGATTTCGAAAAACCATCCATCCGACGATTAAAAATAAAAAGCAAAAAAGACCAAAAACCGTCGAATGCCAGTTGCTCAATTCCAGATATTCATTGGCATTGTCGAGATGTTCCTGCGCTAATTCTCTTCGGTCTTTTGCTTCCCATTCGCCCAGTGCCCATTCTTTTGCGTTGAGCAATCGCTGCTCAAAATTTAAAATTTCCACATAGCGAACCATTTCCTTTTTATAGGAAGCGCCTAATGAAATCATGTGAAAAGCAATAAATCCGCTGATCGCTATAAATAGAATCAGATTAAAAAAATACAATCCCGATTTGGGTTTAGTACTCATGGAATCATTATTTTCTTCACCTGGTGATGATCACCGGAGGTGACATGAACAAAATACAATCCGGAATGAAGTTGAATAGTTTCCTGATTTGAGGTCGTAGATTTTTGAAAAATCATTCTTCCGCTTAAATCAACAATTTCGATCGATTTCATTTTGGAATCGTTGTTCGTCATTGAAATGATTAGCGAAGTAGAGGAGAGGAGTTGTGCAGAGAAAAGCTGATGCTCCATATCTTCTGTACTTATTCCCACATTTAAACAGGATGCAAAAGGATGAAGACCTACAGTGTTATTTCCGGAGTTAGGTACACCTAAAGTATCGAGCGTTTGTGCGAAATAAATATCTGCAGGAGAACTTAAACCTGTAACATTCATATTGACCGGTGCAGCTACAAAATCATTTTCAAAGCGACTGATACGATTCGGACTCCAGGACGAAACATAAAATTGATTCTGACAATTCATGGCAATTCCATCACAATTTCCCAATGTGGTTGCAGTTAAAGTGGAAACCGTGGAATCACTTAATTGCACTGCCATAACCGGAGCATTGGCGCCCCAGTTTACAAATACCAAACGATTGTCGTCCTCATCAAAAATAATCCCATTCGGCGATTTGGCCAGTCCTGTTACATAAACATTAAACTGACCGCTGGAAATCGTGTAGCGATATATTTTTTTAGCAGAAAAATCGGTGATAAACAGATTACCATTATTGTCGTGCGTAATTCCGTTTAAAAATGTAGCTCCCAGATTTACGTTGTTTAATAAAACACCACCGGATAAACTGTATTCTTTTAAATTACTTCCATCGCAGGCGAAAACGGAGGTGCCAACAATTTCAAGTCCGTGCGGACCACTGCTAATTCCGCTTGCAAAAACACTTAAAGTACCATCCTGCGCTCTCTGTAAAATTTCGCCACTGCCATTATTCGAGATTAACCAACGTTGATTCACTTCATCATATTCCACACTTTCCGGACCATTTAAACTTTGAGCCTGAGAGTAATTTGCCTGAAGACCTAATAAGCAGGTCAATACAATTAATTTCTTTTTCATGCTTGAAATATACAAAATTGGGTAGTATTATTGAGACGAAAAGGTAGTAATACGGGTAAAGCTAAAATTGCCCTGATCTATTTTTGTAAATAATCATTTGAGTACAAAAACCAACATATCGCCCTCCATAATTGCATCCGAAAAGTTATCCTTTTGCGAGCTTTCATTGCGCGACGATGGTATTTTTTTAATCAATGTATTTCCGATGGTTAATTTAGGCCGTGAAGAAATGGTGCAAATGCAGGAAGCTAAAGTCCGAATTACTAATAATACCAAATACGTCAACCTCATTATCATGCAAAAATATTCCTCTGCCGACCACGAAGCAAGGGATTATGTAGGTACCGAAGAGGCCATGGCCCTGCGCATTGCAGATGCGTTTGTAATTACTTCCTTACCTCAGCGCATAGTAGGGAATTTCTACCTGAATTTTAATAAGCCAAAAGTGCCAACCCGATTTTTTACTTCGGAAGAAGAAGCAGAAAAATGGCTCAGGCAATTCATAAAATAAAAAAGGGAAACCCATGGCTTCCCTTTCTTTTTAAGAATGTGTATCGATTAGCTTAATTCAGCTACTTCAATCATTTTAAACGGAATATTGATAATGGCCTGATAGTCTTCTCCGGCTTCCAGCATATCTTCATCATCCTCTTCATAGTACCAGTTGATGGTCATATTTGTACCTGTAACGGTTTCCAATTTCTTGAACACATCCAAAATACATTTAGAAGAACTTGTATTGAAGTACTCCAACTTAATGTTTACGTTGGTTTCTCCTTTTGGAGCTTTTCCATACTCTTCAATCCAATCAATTAAAGGCTTGTAAAACTCAATGGAGTTTTCAGGAATAGAGCGTCCGCGGATTTCTAAAATGCCGCTGTCTTTTTCAAATTTCACCGTTGGTGTTTTCGGTGTGCCTTCTATAGTAATGTTTTCCATGTTTGGTAATTATATTCAGTTCGGGGTTACTTTAACGTTTAATGCAAAAAATGAATTGTCT includes:
- a CDS encoding T9SS type A sorting domain-containing protein encodes the protein MKKKLIVLTCLLGLQANYSQAQSLNGPESVEYDEVNQRWLISNNGSGEILQRAQDGTLSVFASGISSGPHGLEIVGTSVFACDGSNLKEYSLSGGVLLNNVNLGATFLNGITHDNNGNLFITDFSAKKIYRYTISSGQFNVYVTGLAKSPNGIIFDEDDNRLVFVNWGANAPVMAVQLSDSTVSTLTATTLGNCDGIAMNCQNQFYVSSWSPNRISRFENDFVAAPVNMNVTGLSSPADIYFAQTLDTLGVPNSGNNTVGLHPFASCLNVGISTEDMEHQLFSAQLLSSTSLIISMTNNDSKMKSIEIVDLSGRMIFQKSTTSNQETIQLHSGLYFVHVTSGDHHQVKKIMIP
- a CDS encoding DUF1987 domain-containing protein, with amino-acid sequence MENITIEGTPKTPTVKFEKDSGILEIRGRSIPENSIEFYKPLIDWIEEYGKAPKGETNVNIKLEYFNTSSSKCILDVFKKLETVTGTNMTINWYYEEDDEDMLEAGEDYQAIINIPFKMIEVAELS